In Juglans regia cultivar Chandler chromosome 13, Walnut 2.0, whole genome shotgun sequence, the DNA window GGTGTGGAACCCAGCCAAGATATGCAAACTGGGATGACAGAGCGAGCTGGTAGATCTCACCTGATATCCGGATGTTGTCTGCCGACTTTATAATGGAACATAGTTTGACAGACAAAGATAAAATTCATGGTAAGGCACTACAGCTAGCTTTTGACGCCTTACCCATTGCGGTGAGGATAGTATTCTAATCTTGAGCCAAGATAAAATCGTAACCTGGCAGATTGAACTTGGACAAGGATGTCTcgccatgtttttttttccacgGGAAGGCGCATGTACATCAAACTGCTTTCGTGGATACTTAGGGTGAGTGTTTTCTACGATGTAGCTGTTTTTCCATGGGAGTTTGGTTGGGTGTTGGTAAATCTTACTTTGTTGGAGTCATCATCTGTGATGAAGCAAATCCAAAAGCTATATAAGCTCTAATTTTCTTGTGCCTTCTCTTTTATCGATAGTTTTATGTAACAAGCCCAATGGATTAATGGCGaataaattgaaatatcccACTAGGGTGAGAAAACcttcaaaaaaatttagaaggaagaagaagaagtttctATTAGTTTTTGGACAAAGCAAACAGTACTCTCCCTACAACTATATGTAGGAATTTCCTAATGGAAGGTTTCTCATCTATTGGGCCTTGAGGGCCATGGTTTAAACAACTAATATAAGCAcgataaagaaattaaaaaaagtccATTACATCATTAATATATTTGGGCCTAGGCCCatgaaactaattaaaataaactcaGTTCCTCCTCCCAACCAGTAGTCAACGCAAGCTGGCCTCTGTCGTTCGTGACAGCATAAAACAGCCCAAAGCCACTTGGACTGTTACATTTTAGAGTTGTGCTAGGCTTTTACCAGCTATGATCGTTGAACGTGCCGCGTAATATAAATacgagtttttattttttttattatatattttttaacatatttaaatatttttaaaaattaaatttttttaaaaaattaaatacacaaatGGTCAAAATGAAGGAACAAAGTAAGAGGTcaaactaacatttttctaCATCTTAACTACCATGAAAATGATTGTTTATATGATGAACGATTGGACCTGTTTATTGGGATCGGTGGGATCGGTAGGGTTTCAAATTTGAGTACTGCTAGAGCCACTGATGGTAGCTACCGTTGGCTCTAGCATatgttttttcatatattttttttaattattttttatagatatttttttaatacttttaaatattttaaaaaaataaaataaatttagaatattattaaaatatacttctttaatcataaagtaaaaaaaattactaaaaattactttcttgatcaggaaataaaataaaaaaaattcacaagttttttaaaatatttaaaattatcaaaaatatatatataaaaaaacacatattagaGCCAAGGGTAGCTCTCAACGGGAGTCACCAGTGCTgtctctagcattattcttcaaatttcaatgcctttctcctcttttttccttttgctttcgTATCTTACGAGGTCTTAGAGGCCTAGACTTCGTCATTACAAACATTTGAGGTCATGTGAACGTGCACTCCGTCTGTATGAACGACTTCAATACATACTACCAATAGGCATTGTGATTTGTGAAGTGTTTCATTCTTGTAATGCTCAAATGCATTCATATTTGATCGATCGGGAGGCTCAAAATGGACAAACTAGTTCCTGGTGACAATCAGACCGAGGAAGTacataattaagtttttttctttaattgctaCAAAATGATCAAACCAGAAGGCTTTACGAATTGCCTTCAGCGGACATCGGAGCATCAGAGATAGTATGTAATTCACATTAACCTGAACTCGGATGAGTTTATCACCATTCTGAGTGCAGATTTTGCACGCTTTGCTGTGCATTTGAATATTCCAACCCAATTACATTACCATCGTAACTTCTTTTCTTCCCAGTGCTTGAATTCCCAGCTGATTCCACCCCTAAGAAATCAACAGTCATTTTTTCTCCTTCTCCAATGTATACATGTCTTAGTAGATTACCAGCATGTCCAGGTCCATGTCCATTTTCCGTGTGCACAGAAAGAGGAGAGTGAAACAATCCAGTTTGAGAGTGAGAGATAGTATAATTTGGTTCATGATCCCCGGGATCTAAGGTTTTATCATATGGTTCTCGATCTCTCTCAATAGAACCATTGGTGTTTAGCCCCATAATGCCTCCAGAAGAACCCACCTGGACAGATCCTGATGAGTTCATGCTGCTAATAGGGTACCCATTAAATCCTTTGAGGAATATTGGGGCAAATGAATTATCGCTGGTTTTAGCACCCATTTCTGCAGCCTTCTGTAACAAGGCTGTCGCAGATGTGTAACACGAATCAATTGTCATCGGATAGGCATTTGATCCACCTTCAGAGCTAAAACATGTCCGGGTTGTTCTTGGATCGAAAGTTGGATCTAAATTGCTCGATATCATGACTCCAGCTGAGCCAGAGGATAATGGCTTCAGTGAATTGTCAACGTTCTCATTAGATATTGACAGGTTCATCGTTGTGTTTGTCTCTGAGCAGGAATAGGAGCCGGGCATTGATGAAATGAAAAGCTCCTGTGCATGGCTCTGCAACATTCCTCCAGTGGCAGCGAAGCTCTGGTTCACCCTGTTGTTCTCCTCCGTCAATGCATCGCAGAAGGCTCTATGTGTGACAAAGCTGTCCTTCCTGTACAAAGGCAAGATATGTGCTGTATTAGTTTTGCGACAGAACCTTCTGCTAATATATATTGCTCTAATCAATGTTTTGTACAACATATAATAACACACAAGCAAGATTTAACTACTTATAGTAAAAGCTTCTCACAGTCGGAATTATAACAATAGAATATAGTTTGACCTTGAGAAGATTGTGCCACAATCACAACGATATTCTCGGGTTCCACAGATCTTTGTGTGAGCCTTCCAGTCTGATTGAACAGCATAACGTTTGGAGCACCTGTCAcacttccatttcttttctccatgcTTCCTACAGAAGTGTTTCTTAATGCCAGTTAAGTCACCTAAAGCTCGGCTTGGGTCATGATGCACACAGTTAGGCTCTGGACAGACATACACCCTCTTCTTAACCTGTATGTTTGTCCTTTGCTTCAGCTTCCAAGGCAAGTTGTGTCCTCTTCTGTGTAGCTGAAGGTTCTGATCTCTCTGAAATCCCTTGTGGCATACCTCACAAATGTACCTATTTGTTGCCATTAGTGTTCTTGGAGACAGAGCCACAACCTCTGCATCTGGGTCTGCACACAAGAAAAAACGACCATTCCATCAATCTTCTCTTCCAAAGCCTTGGAGACTTTGACCTAATGATAACTTGGTGAAATTAAAACTATACAGTACAATTTAACATTTGCCGAATATCTACATCTGTGCAGatggtcatattttttttttttttgataagagataaatattattgatgagaatgaaataggcatagcccatgtacatgcctaggaataatcccacattggctgtgaacaaggtcttgggcatgtttataagcaatgagcaatcctctcttatacaaccggttttatgagatgagttaggcccatgaatttcattaCGCAGATGGTCATATAGATTAATAACTTATTGATTTGATGATTGTACAATTCACAACTTAACATTTTCCAGATAGTATCTTGGTAAATTGACAAAAGTAAATGGTTTCTAGCTAGGTAATCATATATCTATAAGACAAAGTCAGTTGATCACAAAGTGT includes these proteins:
- the LOC108997317 gene encoding protein indeterminate-domain 12-like, producing MSNFAPEFKDDEQFQSIIVSQSSTGSPPHAEKNPDAEVVALSPRTLMATNRYICEVCHKGFQRDQNLQLHRRGHNLPWKLKQRTNIQVKKRVYVCPEPNCVHHDPSRALGDLTGIKKHFCRKHGEKKWKCDRCSKRYAVQSDWKAHTKICGTREYRCDCGTIFSRKDSFVTHRAFCDALTEENNRVNQSFAATGGMLQSHAQELFISSMPGSYSCSETNTTMNLSISNENVDNSLKPLSSGSAGVMISSNLDPTFDPRTTRTCFSSEGGSNAYPMTIDSCYTSATALLQKAAEMGAKTSDNSFAPIFLKGFNGYPISSMNSSGSVQVGSSGGIMGLNTNGSIERDREPYDKTLDPGDHEPNYTISHSQTGLFHSPLSVHTENGHGPGHAGNLLRHVYIGEGEKMTVDFLGVESAGNSSTGKKRSYDGNVIGLEYSNAQQSVQNLHSEW